From one Vibrio neonatus genomic stretch:
- the ctaD gene encoding cytochrome c oxidase subunit I, producing the protein MKEYDKASTYKSTASDELQSVSAGTTADTTDHDHHGPAKGLARWIYSTNHKDIGTLYLWFSLIMFFTGGAMAMIIRAELFQPGLQLVDPQFFNQMTTVHGLVMVFGAVMPAFTGLANWMIPMMIGAPDMALPRMNNLSFWILPFAFLILLSSLFMPGGGPDFGWTFYAPLSTTYGPDSTALFVFSVHIMGISSIMGAINVIVTIFNMRAPGMKLMKMPLFVWTWLITAFLLIAVMPVLAGAVTMVLTDKYFGTSFFDAAGGGDPVMFQHIFWFFGHPEVYIMILPSFGIISAIVPAFSGKKLFGYHSMVYATCSIALLSFLVWAHHMFTTGMPVFAELFFMYCTMLIAVPTGVKVFNWVATMWRGALTFETPMLFSIAFIVLFTIGGFSGLMLAIVPADFQYHDTYFVVAHFHYVLVSGAVFSIMAAAYYWLPKWTGNMYNQRLSLWHFWTSVVSVNILFFPMHFLGLAGMPRRIPDYAIQFADVNQIVSIGGFAFGLSQLLFLWVVIKCVRGGEKAPAKPWERAEGLEWSVPSPAPHHTFSTPPKVD; encoded by the coding sequence ATGAAAGAGTACGACAAAGCCTCTACATACAAGAGCACTGCTAGTGATGAATTGCAAAGCGTTAGCGCAGGTACAACGGCCGATACCACAGATCATGATCATCACGGCCCAGCCAAAGGGTTAGCTCGCTGGATCTATTCTACTAACCATAAAGATATAGGTACGCTTTATTTGTGGTTTAGCTTGATCATGTTTTTTACTGGTGGCGCAATGGCAATGATCATTCGCGCCGAGCTATTCCAGCCGGGATTGCAACTGGTTGATCCGCAGTTTTTTAATCAAATGACCACAGTGCATGGGCTAGTAATGGTATTTGGTGCGGTTATGCCAGCCTTTACTGGGCTTGCAAACTGGATGATCCCGATGATGATCGGTGCGCCTGATATGGCATTGCCACGTATGAATAACCTCAGCTTCTGGATTTTGCCTTTCGCGTTTTTAATTTTATTAAGCTCATTGTTTATGCCCGGCGGCGGCCCTGATTTTGGTTGGACTTTTTACGCGCCGCTTTCCACCACTTATGGCCCTGACAGTACTGCACTATTTGTATTTTCGGTGCATATCATGGGGATCAGCTCAATTATGGGGGCGATCAACGTGATCGTGACCATTTTCAATATGCGTGCTCCGGGCATGAAATTGATGAAAATGCCGCTGTTTGTGTGGACTTGGCTAATTACGGCCTTTTTGCTCATTGCGGTGATGCCTGTGTTAGCGGGCGCGGTGACTATGGTGCTGACCGATAAATACTTTGGCACGAGCTTTTTTGATGCCGCCGGTGGTGGCGATCCGGTGATGTTCCAGCATATTTTCTGGTTCTTCGGCCACCCAGAGGTGTACATCATGATTTTGCCTTCGTTTGGCATTATCTCAGCAATCGTGCCGGCGTTTAGCGGTAAAAAGCTGTTTGGTTATCACTCTATGGTGTACGCCACTTGTTCCATCGCTTTGCTGTCATTTTTGGTATGGGCGCACCATATGTTTACCACAGGTATGCCGGTGTTTGCAGAGCTGTTCTTTATGTACTGCACCATGCTGATTGCGGTGCCAACCGGGGTAAAAGTGTTTAACTGGGTGGCGACCATGTGGCGCGGCGCACTCACTTTTGAAACCCCAATGCTATTTTCGATAGCCTTTATTGTGCTGTTTACCATCGGCGGTTTTTCTGGGTTGATGCTGGCAATTGTGCCTGCGGATTTTCAGTACCATGACACCTATTTTGTAGTGGCGCATTTCCACTATGTACTGGTTTCAGGGGCGGTATTCTCGATTATGGCGGCGGCGTATTATTGGTTGCCAAAATGGACCGGCAATATGTACAACCAGCGCCTCAGTTTATGGCATTTTTGGACATCAGTAGTATCGGTCAATATCTTGTTTTTCCCGATGCATTTCTTGGGGTTGGCGGGTATGCCAAGGCGTATTCCTGATTACGCGATTCAATTTGCCGATGTGAATCAGATAGTGTCAATCGGCGGGTTTGCCTTTGGCTTATCACAACTGCTTTTCTTGTGGGTAGTGATTAAATGTGTACGAGGCGGCGAAAAAGCGCCTGCCAAACCTTGGGAGCGAGCCGAAGGTTTGGAGTGGAGCGTGCCAAGCCCTGCGCCACACCACACCTTCTCTACGCCGCCGAAAGTGGACTGA